aaagataaaagaaaagctcGATCGTCTATGGTCAACTTATGTTTGGTGATGCTAATTGCTTAATTAACATCAGTAACTCTCACGGCCGAGAACCAGTCCACTTCAATTTAACGTCACTAAGTACTCACTAACAACTTGTATTATAAATTCAAAGGCTGTCCCAAACGGCATCGATGATCAAAGCTTAAAGATCAAGTTTAGGAccactaagagagagagagaaagcaacCCCATGTATACGTTTTCACATTGGAAATCTTTGTTATGTaatttaaaatgacaaatataatttaaaatgacgtgacaatatatacatatttaaatgatgtgataaTACAAAATCTCAAGTATTTCATATTCTCAAAGGGGCCGGGCAGCTGAAAGTTTACTTGTATTATATAGATACTAGGataaaaatttcctataaatcgGTTTGtacaacctacatataaaagtgacatgtgtcttttaagCATGTAAGAATtagatgttttttttaataacatgtacttctcacatgcatttttaatagcaataataaaaaatatgtgattctcacgtgtttaaaggatacatgtcatttttatatgtgagttgtaggaaatttcctacaaatctgTCCTAGATACTCATCTTTGAagtttaaaaatgcaaaatcttaattcttttaaatatatatatatatatatatatatatatatatatatatatattctaaactGATGTAGATAGAAAATAAGTCTAGGACTCAAGCCGGTCAAATATTTCAAACTATATGCAAAAAtcctaatttaaaaaaaaaaaaaaaaaaaaaaacaatgtaaaAGCCTAAATTGATATAGATAGAAAATAAGCCAaggggcttgtttggcaagtgacattacagaacagaacagaacagagtagtgggttgttagtttttgaaattagtaaaaagtgatgatgtgatataaaataaaaagaatttgtataaaaaaatgaaaaagttttgtattgtagtgaatttttttatttgaatagtaataaaaaattattgatgtgatataaaaaagtgaaaaaagtaggaatgttttaatgttgattaatagtgaaaagtataaaaaaatgaaaaaaaaaaatacatcaacAGTACTATAATGTATTGTTCTTTGACAAAGGACCCAAGAGCTCAAAGCTTAAGAGTCGGCCAAATATTAAAGAGCCCCCAAAGCACAAAAGGGCGTCCCTCAAATAAAAGACACATCCTCGATCTCCCAAAATCAGGTATATATGTCTCATCTCTCAAAAGAATTCTCTCCACcccattaattttctctctttaattTAGGTAGGTATACTGACTTGTCTGTCAGAGGCTCTACCACTAGCTTCAGGTCGGCACTACTCTAGTCTATCGACTCGTTCTTATTTTGCAAGTGACCCGCAACCCAGTTTGTACAAGCGAAATTTGTTATCACAATTATGGATACAGTCTCAGAATTTAGGTGCAAAACTGGCTATTGACTAATGAAGTAATGATGAGTCAATTTTGAGGAAGcgacatatatatatgcatgtataatTGCTATCAGTCAGGCTGAAAGCTGTCATTTTGCAATTAAATTTTCCTGGCcttgattgtatttttttgcCGACTTGGAGCTAAATGGTGACGTCAAATAAAACAAGAGATGGAATAATTCCAGTTTCTTCTGTTGGAATTAGGGGAAGTAGTGATGTTGATCCTgaggaaaatcaaaatcatctcAATGATGATGATCACCATCTAGATGTAAACACGTACGAACATAAAATTAACTCTACAATCATGCAATTCTAGCTTAaattaccttttcttttggtcCCCGGCCGGCCTCCGCTTTCTTccaattttcataaatttcatTGGCGGTTGCGATTTGCGCCAATGAAAGCATACTTTGTCGTTCGATATTGAAATCTGGAAAATGAAAGGCAGATACTTTacacgaaaaaacaaaaaagagaatcaAAGGTTCATGCATATGTGGTGACTGGTGCGTGCAACTACAGTGAGCTACATTTATCCGCCATTACACGCAAATTTAAGGTCGGTAGTCTCTAGGCCAGGAGGGATATTCCTACCTATCTTTCTTAGCAGGGAGAGAAAgactttttcttattttcctcGATCATCATCTGACCGGCCGGCTAGTATCTATTACGTATGAGTATAGGTTAATTACTTCAAAGTTTCTTCTCTTCAACCAATCAGTGTGATTTAAACGAGCCTGACAATATATACTGAGGCACCCATTAATGAAACAAATTTGGATTTGAGCCGGATAGGCTCAAGCTAGCCCATGTGTTTGGGTTGGTCCATCGATGAACCGATTGCCTATTGACTGAAAGGGGTTGGTTCGGTTTGGTATGACCCCCTAATCGGTTAGGTCGATTAATTGTTGAAATCGACCACCAATTAATAGCCATCGTTAAGGGCTGAATACAAACCCCAGAAGGTTGGGGCTCGATCAGCCTTACAATGGATCACAAACCTTAGGGTCAAGTACTattgtttttgaaattaaaagatgaagttcttaatatatatatatatatatatatatatatatatatttttttttttttgggggcaAAATACACTTTATTCCTCAGAGTTTgacctattttttaaatttgccgtaaatgtttaaaaattggcaaATGAATCCTCCAAAGTTTTAACCATTGGCAAGTTTGCCCATCCGTTAGTAATGCTTTTTCGTAGGGAAGACAAAAAACAGGTTTTTAAGGGATGAAGTCCCCAAAATGCCCCCGgagtaaaagaacaaaaaaaaaaaaaaaaaaaaaaaacttaaaagaaggttaaatacaaaataaaaaagaaaaaataaaataaaattgggggtaatcgagccacccccatttggctagCTTGGGTGGTATGGTCACCCCATGTGACTAAATGGAGGTGGTCGAAACTACCCCCAAAGGATTTTGGAGTGGCTTGGCTACCTCCATTTGGTCAAGGGGcttggggtggttcagccaaatgaaggtggtcgaaaccaccctcAATTGGTTAAAGGGGGTGGCTCGATCCCTCTTctgcttgttttgttttttttttacgggcattttcaaaagtttatatttgaaaaagtCACATGTGACGCACATGACTAGCTTCAGCCCAAAGAGACATAAAAAAATTGACGTAGGGTCTTTTCTTGCAAAAGGTTGAAACTTTGGGGGGTCATTTgctactttttaaacattggagacgcgcaagataaaaaaaaaaaagaaagagtccAACTTCTTGAGGGTTTAAAGTGTATTTTATCACATTTTTTCCAAACCTTGTGGGAGGTTggtgtaatttaaaaaagaaaaaaagaaaaagaagagtatggaatagaaaatattaattacaagtCAAAGAAGGTGGTTCATTGGGAAGGCTCAAGGCTCTAACTACCCAAATTTTCTTGTTTACATATGTACGTTTGCCCTCCACTTCACAGCTTGATATAAATAATCCCTTTGAACATTTGGGTTGTTTCTCTTAGAATGAAAATGCATGGATATATAAGAGAGTCTTTGTTCAATCAAATTCCACATCTGCGCGAACAGTATCCCCATCTTTGGGCGCCATTCCTGATGCAAATTAACATTCTACACTGTAAAGTATACATGCATGCCCCGCAAAATTTGGCATCTTTGgggtttacttttatttatctaaaaatgtaaagaaaagaaagttgtcttcttcttttctcatatCTCAACCGTTTGAAAGCCCATATGCATGATTTATGAAGTGAAAGCTTCAGCTTCGATCATCATTCCAATAAGTAAATATATGTATTTGGTccacaaagaaaacaaacaaaagtatACATACATAATATAATGCACATACACGTACACAAGAACGTTTGTCTGGACATTTTCTCTGTCCTTATCTTCTTACCTGCAAATCCAATATCCACTGATTAAATGGCTTATAATATCgcttcctatatatatatatattaatgttctccataaaaaaaaaaggccgaCTATTTGATAAGATAATGTAATCGATCCACCAATTTGGTCGGTGAAAATCCTACCACGTGTTGATTTGCTTAACCAATCAGCGGTTGACACATCCAGATTGTTTCTTTATGTTAACTTTCTTAAGTGGGTACGTGATACACGTACACACAAGGGCAGAGAGTCAAACAGAGATCGAGATTGTGGGTATCATTACCTCTCCCACTTAAACCAGTTAAACCATTATGACAGTAAGGTAGATACAATACATGAGTCCTCCAAACAGCAAATTATGTGGATGAGAGATCGAGAGAAAGGTTGTGTAAGTTGTACAATCAAAAGTAATTATGAATATGTGAGATGATGGTGAACAATCATATATAATCATCCACCAAAACCCCATTtgtctccaattttttttttttgttgcttcgatcacttttttctttaattgtattttgtgttaaaatatatatttgatcaGATTTAATTGTATTCAGATTGTAAGCGATcatatttcatatttgattGTAATATTATACCTTTTAGATaatcatatttggtggtattcaAATTCGATTTGATATTGTCTCCACCTACCacagtttttctttaaatatgaaccatttgtattataaattattatgAAATAATAGCAAAATGTAGCCTTTTTAAGCTCTTCCTAATGGTGGATATATGTCTCTAACACCGAATCATCCATAAATCAGTCTCCAATTTATCTCTTAATTATGCTTTTATATTCAACTTTCCATTGCATTATAAATTTCGTGCAATGGGCAGTACTGGACTGGCCGGACAAAATGATAAAATCATGGTCAGATTGATTTTGATAAGCCATGTTGGGTAGAGAGAAATACTCTTCTGTAATTGGAATAAAGTAGCTAGCTAGAACATAAATCCTGTCATCTCATTAGCTTGCAGTTTGAACTCAAAACAATGATCATTAAGGGGATGAAATTAAACTAGAAGAGGTAGCATGCATGCACATGATCGATCATGACGCTTTTTGGCCCTGCTCCCCAAGATCACAAGTGTATACATATTTGTCCAACAATAGCTTTCGCTCGAAGGGGAAAACAACAAGAGACATTGCCAGCGGGATTAGCCTAAAAGCTAGAGCATATATATAGATTAGATAGAAAGTGGACCTTTTCTTTCCCTGGCCAGCAAGTAACAGGAGTTGTGCTTGGCAGCGTGCTGAGCTCTAGCATCTAGCTAATTCTGTAGCCCCCCAAAAGTCCAAAGCTCAAATGGCGGAGTAGAAATTGCAAAGGGAATAGAATCTTCGAGTGGTCCATGGTATGAAATAGTGAAGGGTTTGAACCAACCATAGCTTATCCGCGACAAAACTTGAAGAATGGTAAGTACAAATTAAGAGTGTATAGGACAAAGATAATGAGAACATATGTGCCAAATTTCCAATATAGATCGAAAACGAaagggcatatatatatatatatatatagtaggttCTCTTGTGATTGCTTGGGAGCTTTCACTTGATCTGTCTTGATAGGACCCTTTTTATAGCCTCATCTAATTACCCATTTGTTGTAAAAATCGATCGTGTCTATTCACCCCCTAAACACTTGAATCCTTCTATGCAATATTATGTATCGATCTTAATTCTTTGACATTATCACTACCCCTATTATTTAGCCTTCTAAACTAATAGTCATTTTTTATGAAGCACCAAGTATTGACAAGTGTCAAGATATGGCCGTTcaaattgttaatttgttattatttagcTACATCGGTCAATTTTTGACGTTATGTTTGATGGAAAATCAAAGTTGACCAAAGTGTTCCAAAAATGTCCCTatttttactattaaaaaaccaaattatcctttgtatttattaattagtagaaaaagattttttttttaataaatacaaagggtaatatttttctactaattaataaatacaaagctACTAAAAAGActatttttttagttaataaatacaaagggtatttttttttaaaaaaaaaaaatatttttctactaattaataagtACAAAAgggcaatttttgtttttcaatggtcaaaatagAGTATTTTCGGAATACTTTGGTCaactttgattttctatccaacataattgtcaaaattgacggatatgattaaataataacatattaacaatttgaaaaatcaaattatgaCACTTATCAATTCATGGtacttcataaaaaatatcTGTTTGTTTAGGagactaaataatatttaacttcttttttattttattttattttaaagcacCCTCGCTAGTGGGTTTTGGACTTTTGGAGGTTGTTCCTTGGGGGTTGTATAAGGCTCAACAGTCCAGGAGCAATCATCTCACATGGTTATTCCTAGTCAGAGTTAATTTAATTTACGTACGTGGACCGGCATTTCGCTAGAAAGAACGGGAGACattcaaaacttttggaagcACTTATAATAATTCAATATTACCCAAAATATTAatcacaggaaaaaaaaaaaaaaattaatttggccCCCTAAATTATGACcacatttttctttatgtttttaaactttaaaaagtgacattgtGACCCCTTGACTATCATTGTGTGTtaaattagatattttttttattttcctgccCAAAATGCCCtagaagttattaaaaaattatcatttagaaaaaattaaaattattaaaacattaaagaaaaaaggtgaaaaCTAAAAATACCAACAAGGGGTGGCCTTTTTCATATTAgctcccttattttttttattttttattttttattttttattttcagactgttattattattattatcaattttttaaaataacttcAAGGGTATTTTCAGtagaaaaatgcaaaagtgtcaaatttgacatgcAGTTGTAGTTCAGGGGGCCcaaatgtcactttttaaaatttggaagTGTATATAAAAATGTGGTGATAGATAGGGGGCTAAAGTGTACTTTCATCTTAATTATAAGAATGCAATTACATGATTGCTATAAGGTACTCTCCCAAACCATCATGAAGCTTAATTAGGCATGTACAAATGGAGCAGTTATAACCGTTTTGCAACCGCTAACcactttcaaaattaaataaccaTCACCTACCCTTTCGTTAATTTTGTAACAAAAGgttcaaaaattattattattattatttttttttgaaaaaattaaaacctgcCCAAAAATCGACCCAAAGCCCAAATTAAAAAGCGGTTTTCAAACCATCggttataaacataataactaCAAACCgacggttataaaaataattgctaACTGCCTAGGTGAAGGCGGTTGTagttgttaaaattcaataaccgcTTTAGGTggttgcggttagcggttttaggcAATAACCACTAATCGTAACTGCTTACACACCCTCAATGAAGCTGATAAATGAAGGCCTCACATGTCTATGAAAAGTTCAACACCTTTGAGGTAGAAGGAAATTTCTAAACTGGTGCATCTCATTCATCACAGCATCCCACCTTTACAAATTAATACATTTAATAAACCATTTTGTGGGTAGAAAATTACAtatgaaataatttaaaagatgcAATGCCATCCCATAACAGTTAactgagaaaataaataaatatccaCCTTGGTAGCTACCACCCACTTCAATTTTAAAATcttctttaattatatatatgggaaaCATGGATATAGTCTCCATGCCTGCCTGTCAATTATTTCCAATCACAATACCAATATCAGCATGCAATAATTTATGTTgtgattaaaataaatattcagcACAAAATAATGCATATGTCCCACATCAAATTTTTTAaggagagtatatatatatatatatcaaactcaTAAAACATTGAATTattatgggaaaaaaaatttaatcccAAAACATGCATGGTAAATCTTCGAAGATACATAAACATCGATCATATTAATTCTAAAAATCTAAAACAAGAATTAAACGGTTTTATTAAACGCATAACACCCATAGTGCTTTAATTTGAATCGAAAGGCcacaaaattcaataccgaacAAAAAGCATaaaggtggctctgataccacatatTAGAACATAAATTATATGAATACAAAGCGAAATTTTTTAGACATACCTCAAACCATATTTGTTCTAGCTAGCTTGCTTTTGATTCGAATAAAATGTGCTGTAAAAATAGTATTAGCAGCTAAGGTGGCCGTCAATGGGGGCAAGCCAAAATTTTCCAACTAATGAGAATAGGGTTTTGTGTTATATGAAGAAGAGGGAGAatctagcctatatatagaaatctatatatgtatatagatcAGTCCACCCATCACATACTCCTAACGCTAATAAAATTACATGCCTACATATTGTTTATCACATCTGATAGAAATCGATTCACACAAttaattaaggtaaaaaaaacccaataactCAGTAATCACTTAACAACATTTGGGCTTGTCATTTTAGGCCGTGTGACTAAGCTGTTTTAGCAAACCAAAGCCCACAATCAATAAAAgcccaattaaaaaaattattcaaacactTCTCTCTATTCAACTTGTGACTTGAGAGCCACATATATTCCCCAATTATAGagaattatataattaattaaaggcTTCAAAAGTTTTCAATGATTAATTAAGCATGTTCCTATGTTCTATCAGCCTTGCTGATCTGGTTCTCAACTTCTCAAAGTTGGCCACACAGATGCACTGACAAGTGAATATTCAAATTAATTacaccatttaattaatttgatcaTTTTGAACATGTTGCTGGCTTTCTGAACAAGTTGATTTTAGGCGAGCTTTGACCAACGTGCAGCATATATAATTACCAATTTATACAAGGTACAGGTAAACAACACGACGGACATGCACCCATTGAAGAACCTTGGAGTTGCTTGATCACTCGTATCATTCATGGAGCAACTATAATTGGGAGGGTAAATTAATTAATCCTCAGTCAGCAAATTAATAATGTCAACTGTTGTATCATATCAGCAACAGGCCGGTTTGAATATGACAAGGAGATCTAGACCTCCACTACTGATGAAGATCGTCAAATGTATAGTACCGGCcattatgaaaaaagaaaaaagagaaaagatgcATGCATGATGGTGAGATATTTCTTGAATATGAAGTTACCAATTTGttctcttaaaatattttgaatggGGAAAAAGTATTGGCttcatttgttaaaaaataaaaaaaaaaagaacaaaaacataaaacactcgTAAAAATTAAccgttttcatttttataatcaTGTCCTTGAAACTGAtcatgaaaattaattattgattgtCAAGGGGCCGGCCATTgataaattaaatagaaaaggCCATGCATGATAAATGTGGTACTCGATCTTATCTCCAATAATAATACAGATACATATTCTGTAGCAGCAAGAAAGTGGCAACATCGTGCATGGTACATAACAATTGGCCAATTATTACTATATAAATTTTTGGTATTTGTTTACccaccatatatataatatagtacTTTAAACAGGCTTAGCAATTGACCAATTATTGCTAGTTAATTAGATCTAACAAAAGGAATATTTATGTACTATGTAGCCAGCAACAAAGCGAATTTCAATGACCACATAGATTGCAATATATAGCTgtattaactaattaattaattatattatcaGTGGGTGAAGTACTCTCaagcaaaatattttaatttggatTTTGTCCTCATATACACCAATTAAATTGAGTTTTGTGAAAATATATTTGATCTAAGCGGCCATTAATTAGTTCCCATGAATGAGAACTTGTCAGTGTCTTACCCTtctcaataataaataatgaaGAGGATTCgttttataaacaaaataatattttacagATTTATAGTGAATATATTgttatgtcatttaaaatttccaTTGGTGTGACATCATATTTACATATTGACGTTACACCGTGTACACTGTTAGAACATATTCCGGTTTGGTGGCTTGTCGATCTACAAGAGTCTTTAACCTGTAAAAAAGGAAATTGCGTTGGAAGAACTCGACAatctcactccgatgcttaagtcagtatcTTCTCAAGTGTATATATTTTTGGAATCACAGAGAGCAATCTCTCTCATACCTGTGTATCAGTGATGCATTTATAGGTAGAGTGGTTAGAGTAATCCCTTTTTTTCATGTGGTCACGTGTCGGGCTTGGAGCATTTGTCGACAATCCGAATCGTGGGATCATGGTACATGGATCACGATGATCGTGGGGTCGGTCTATAACTGACTTTGGATTGTGGAGTACCTTCTGTGATGATCGGAGGGTTGGTTATATAACCGACTTTGGATCGTGGGGTGAGTGCCACAATAATTGGGGAGTTGGTGTTTTACCGACTTTGGATGAGGTGgacttggtagaagatcattatGAATCCATTGGGCCTTGCCATTGACGGGCCCAATGGATCTGATTCCTGTGGTTTGCTGCTGGGCTCGATTGATATGAATCTCAGCCCATTCGACAGGTCGGGATAATTTCCCAAAATACACGAATTAatgcaataaaacaaaatcttgatCGTAAAGTGAGTGAAATGAATATCATGATTTTATTCCCTCAAAATACAAAGCCtttgtttgtttcggcataaaatattttttaaaaaatgctttccttttttttgttgagtaTTTGGTGCGaccgaaaataataatcaagttaaaaatatttttagttcgacaaaaaaagcttctttagttttggaaaatgatttcaatttttaaattttgtaaattatttttcaagtttgaatttttctttctcaaattgCCGTACTACTCCACCGAGCCACCCCCGAACCACCACTAGGCCAATGCCAGACCACTACCGAGCAACAGTCGAACCACTATCGGGCCATCGCTGGATCATCAGTACTGGACCACTACCGGGCTTCCACCATACCATCGTCGAAACTCATATTATttgatcatttttttatattaatatttttatgttgtgaataaaaattgatttttataggttaatatgattgaatgaaaatataaaaaatatttttgattttccGTATGTGCCAATAactgaaaataacaaaaataatttatctcaaaatattttttgttaattactcaaaacatttttcgacataaaatattttagccGAAACAAATAGATCAAACTAAGATTCTCTTGACTTGGAAATTAAGAGAATCAGCCAGGAGCATGCATACTGTCGCGCGGCTGTAATTTGGGCTTTCTAAATGTAAACGTAGTTTAAAAAATGAATCAGTTGAGCTAACACACGCAAGCATCCTTAGGACGTATGCGTTGTTATAGCAATTAAGGTCAACTAGGGATCCATCGATATTCGTTCTAACGATCGAATTAATTAAGAGAACCATCGATCATGCATGATGATCGAGTTGTGTCTATTAAACAATGATTCAATAGTATATAATCATTTATTTTGGGGATCCAACAACTGGATTAGATGAAAACCAATCATAAAtctcttttataattaattaatgcacTTGATTCCTAGCTtccattaatttttaatttgtagatCGAACATGCTTTAAGTTTACGTACATCTCAACGTATTGATCGAAGAGCAAATCGAAGTGCATGTGCTGACAGCCTTTCTATAAAATATCACTGGGTTTGGGACGTTCAGTATAAAATCCCAGTACTCAGAGCTTCTCCTTGTGCTCTACTGCTATGGCTACCTCAAAGCTTTTCTCGTTTTTGTTTCTCCAGTTGATCATGTTTGTTCTTGTTGTCCTTCATCCGGCAAATGGGCAGGGGCTGAAAGTAGGGTTTTATGCAAATACATGTCCAGAAGCCGAGGCCATAGTTAAGAAGGTTATAGTTCAAACGATGTCAAAAGCGCCCACACTAGCTGCCCCTTTGTTGAGGATGCATTTTCATGATTGTTTCGTTAGGGTacgtataatatatataactgatcatgatcgatcaataatATTGTCTCATTTTCAACAAATGTAATTTTGTAGACTAGCATTTCGATCTTTTTCAACTCACTGGCtttgttaattaatttgcaGGGTTGTGAGGGCTCAGTGCTGTTGAATTCTTCAACTAATCAAGCTGAAAAAAATGCAGTTCCAAATCAAACCCTTCGGGGATTTCAAATTATCGATAAAATAAAGTCTGCACTAGAAAAGGCATGTCCTGATGTGGTTTCATGCGCCGACATCTTAGCTATAGTAGCTAGGGACGTGGTTGCTAcggtaaagaaaaaaaaagaaaaaaagaagaaaaatcccCTCTTTCTCGATCATTTTCATACATAAATTAGTGTTTCTTATAAGATAATAATTAGATGAAATTTATGATATCCTCATGTCAGCCAAAGGGACCATTCTGGGAAGTCGAAACAGGGCGAAGAGATGGAAGGGTTTCAAACATAACAGAGGCCTTACAAAATCTAATTCCACCAACTGCTAACATTAGCACATTGAAAAGTGATTTTCAACGAAAGGGTCTAAGCGTAAAGGACCTGGTAGTCCTATCAGGTACTGCACCTTAAAgtagtttaattaattaagcctATGAAATAACTGATAATTAATCACATTTTTACTTAATTTACTTCAGGTGGACACACAATTGGTATTGGTCACTGCGGCGGTTTCAGTAATCGTCTTTACAACTTCACGGGAAAGGGTGATACAGACCCCACATTGGATCCAAACTATATtacaaaattgaagatgaaatGCAAGGCGGGTGATCAAACAACATTCGTAGAAATGGATCCAGGAAGCTTCAAGACATTCGATGATGGCTACTACACTCTTGTGGCAAAGAGAAGGGGTCTGTTCCAATCAGATGCAGCTCTCCTTGACGATGCCGAGACAAAAGCATACGTGAAACTCCAAGCCACTACTCGAGGATCTACTTTCTTTTCTGACTTTGGGGTATCAATGGTGAACATGGGTCGGATTGGAGTTCTCACCGGCAAGGATGGTGAAATCAGGAAACAATGCAGCAGGGTTAACTAATTAAGGACCGGGAAACCTGCGAGCAGAACGTACGGCAAGAAGATTCCCACTTCGTCATGGTTGTTCCTTTGACTAAACTTGTTTTAGTCACTGTTTGCTCAGACTCCATTTATTCTGAATAAATGTCTGATTAATTAGTTTGAAGTCTTCAAATTGCGCTTCTAATGGGATCCGGTTCTACCGTTTCAAATAATTCAGGCCGGAGATCGGAAGATACTACATATGAGACTCATTTGACCTAATAAGTGGTTGGacagtctaatttttatttggtcaaatagGTTCTATACGTTACAATCACTTGCCCGAATTTTATCAAAGTGAGACTAATAATTTGCGAGAAtcttaattctttttaatgtgaatgtttttgtttttttgaatggACAAAATCCTTTACAATTTTCAGCCCAAAAAATAGGGATTGGATTCCTCTCAAATTATGTGtctgaatttaagagaattcgaaCATGTGATTACGAGATATCACTTATGAGACCTacttaaccaaataaaaatttagttgtCCAACTACTCCTTCAATCAGAATGTCCTATaagtattttttcaaaattcagacaaataatttgagaggatcctgaTCCAACAAATTGAGGGTCCTTACCCGAACAGCCGAATCAGTTTCCTAGAACTTTAAAGTTAAACAACTTAAAAAATActtcttattaaaaatgtggcatgtaACAAAGGCAGAACAAATATTGATCAACAGGGGTCAGGGGCATAACTTGCAGGTTCAATTTGATAGCAGAACCCAAGAAAAACCGGA
This DNA window, taken from Alnus glutinosa chromosome 5, dhAlnGlut1.1, whole genome shotgun sequence, encodes the following:
- the LOC133868635 gene encoding peroxidase 27-like, with protein sequence MATSKLFSFLFLQLIMFVLVVLHPANGQGLKVGFYANTCPEAEAIVKKVIVQTMSKAPTLAAPLLRMHFHDCFVRGCEGSVLLNSSTNQAEKNAVPNQTLRGFQIIDKIKSALEKACPDVVSCADILAIVARDVVATPKGPFWEVETGRRDGRVSNITEALQNLIPPTANISTLKSDFQRKGLSVKDLVVLSGGHTIGIGHCGGFSNRLYNFTGKGDTDPTLDPNYITKLKMKCKAGDQTTFVEMDPGSFKTFDDGYYTLVAKRRGLFQSDAALLDDAETKAYVKLQATTRGSTFFSDFGVSMVNMGRIGVLTGKDGEIRKQCSRVN